The nucleotide sequence ctgccaacctagcagttcgaaagcacccccaggtgcaagtagataaatagggaccgcttactggcgggaaggtaaacggcgtttccgtgtgctgcgctggctcgccagatgcagctttgtcacgctggccacgtgacccggaagtgtctccgcacagcactggcccccggcctcttaagtgagatgggcgcacaaccccagagtctgtcaagactggcccgtacgggcaggggtacctttacctttaccttttatgggcaACATGGCTTTAGCCTGACAGCATGgtttagcccatgggtaggcaaactaaggcctgggggccagatccggcccaatcgccttctcaatccggccagcagatggtctgggaatcagtgggtttttacatgagtagaatgtgtgcttttacttaaaatgcatctctgggttatttgtggcgcataggaattcattcatttcccccccaaaatacagtccagccccccacaaggtctgaggggcagtggactggccccctgctgaaaaagtttgctaaacAGGAACAAGGAGGCCCCCAACCAAAGCTCAGGATTCTGTACCATGGATTCGCTGTTTGGCCttgggcatttttgtggggtgtgaaacacagagcagtcaaatacagcaTTCCTAGAGTGGATGTAAAAAGggggtgtctggaccagccagtcggaacccACAATTTTATATTTCTAGTCTGTTTCCCATCTGGGAAGCAGAAACAGCAGCAACCTAGAAGGATGATgttgctgtttgtgtgtgtgtgtgtgtgtgtgtgtacgtacacacCTTTTGTCAGGATCCAAAAGAAACCCACACATTGAAAAAGACCTTTGCAATGAATTATTCCCAAATTTGCTGAATCAAGTGGCACACACTTGTATACTTTGAACTCCACTCATCCCTGCCCACTCTTCTTTAAGCTAGCTATTACAGCTGTTATCTGGAGACATTGCCCCAGGAAGGTGGTGTTCCTAAGCTGCCTTATCTGAAAGTTTCCCTTTATGTAACCTAGTTACATAAGGTGATGTAacaagaccttttttaaaaaaatgagttccTTGAAAGTTTGCAAAGCAAACAAGTGCACGGCAAAGGGCAAAGTATTTCTAATCAAAAGGTAGACAGGCACTATATAAAGCAGAGAGAGGCTGTGAACAGCTGTAGAATAAGCCAGAGAAACTAATTTCAAGTTATGATTGTGCAATGTATGCATAGATTGATGAACTGTTTGCACAGGGCTTTTGAAAAACTGGCAAGGATTTACATGGACCTTAAAGGGAGAAAGATTTAAAGTTTTTTTAGTAGTACATGAGAAGCAGTCTTTGTTTCTGTTGAGACCCAGTCCAAATTTGGCAAAACAAGTTCCTTGTTTTTAAATTTGATGGATTTTCTCCACCTAGAAAGCCACAGGTGTCACTTTTGAAAAGGTCACAAAATAAGCCTGGGAAGACTTTTCTGTCAGGCCTTAACTTTTATACTACTGCTTAACCAATACTCTAATTCTTGATATTCATTGTTTTCtggctctcttttttcctttcagcATTCTGAGAGGAGTGCTTACTTTCTAAAACAATGGGTGCTAGAGCTCAAGACTTTCTCCTCCCCATtctaaacacccacccacctctaaAAATAATGGCTCAATGTAGTTAAGTAGCAGACATTTTCCTCTACTTCAGATGGGCCCCTGATATTCAAAACCAGCTCCAGGGCTGTCATGACGTTCTGGTTATCTGCTCCCACTAGAGATTATGCCCCCAATATAATTGTGTGGGATGAGTAGGAACCATCTCTAGTTTTGCATCGTGAAGGGCAGTTGTGGGATTTACGGCTCTTAAATGAGCTTGTACACCAAGACAAATTGGACTCTGAACAAAACATTGCAGCATATCACAACTCCAAAAGAGGAATTCTCCAAACCCACAACAGGAATTCTCTAGTTCAGAACAAGGGAGCCGGGAttgactttttctttttgcacatcATGAGACTTTTCCGTAGTATGTTATAGTGCTACAAAGCTGGAGTTTACATGTTGCCTGTGAACAAAATGATCATTTATACCGTAGATAGTGAGCAGGTGAGGATGATGGCACATGGCAAATTGAAAGTGTATTGGCTTTAGCTTTGCCTTCCTTCAAGACATCCCTGTGTGGGGACAGGGTCGTTGtatgctgtgagtttaaaaaacatttccctaatcctcattccctccctcctgcagTTACTGTAAATTATTAGGGGGCTGAGTAAGTGGGTTGTGTCTTCCCCATTTATTTCCATACCCCAACATTCCATTATATCCAGAagcctaaaaaaaaaataaaaaaattcaaggtcttttggggtgctttttttcttttcatttacaaaaactatacaccTGCGTATTTGAGGAACTGCCCAACCATGTAGATAGAAACCACTGCCTTAGTTTTGCTTCCAGACTGCTAAGCGCTCAGCTACTAGAGTTCACTGTTTGAGAGAAGTGACAGTGTTACTGTTTACAAGCTACAGAATAGCAGTAATAACCGAGCAACAACTAGAAATAAACTGTTGgaccaaaaatggaagcaataatGTCCGCCCAATAACAAGGACgtgtaatttaaaaaaatggatagactaaaaaataaaatgcagacttAGAAATCAACCATGTAACAGGCAATCCTTTGCTTGCATGATTTAAGAGGAGGGTGGAGAAGAAAAGAGTcaagcagtattttaaaaaaaacaccacaattttATTAAAAATCTTATAATACAGCTCGAGTACACCTGAACTCGAAGGCACACTGTGGAAGAAGTAATTCAGTCTTCAaaaatttggggtttttttacactGCATTTTTCACTTTGTACTGAGCATAAAACAGCACCAAAAGCTTATTTTGCTCAAAGTCAATGGCATACTTAGGCTTGCCTTTACTGCAGCCATATAATTCAGCCAAAGAAATTCTAGTATCCATTTAGAGTGATAATATGGTCTGTGACAGAAAGATGGCACCTTTGGTTCTTTTCAGAAACACTGCATAGACTGACAGTATAGGTTattaaaacagtaaaacaacTTATCTTTAGCAGATTGTATGCACTGTATGAAAGGCACAAATTCTATCACAGTTATCCAAACATTATGGGTGAACATATGCGGATTATATTTGAATGACATTCATCTTGTTATCTAATGCTGCCACTGTGATAACGCCATAACACTAACTTAATGCACAGCATTAAGACCTCACCCCTTAGTTCTTCATCTCAAGTATGCAATAGCAATTAGCATGTCACCTACACACTTGTTTCCTCATAATCAAGCATATACAAATAGGCACTGCAGCAGAACAAAAATCTTCAGCATTTCCCAAAACTGAACTACAGTGACAACAGGAAGGAACAAAAACATCCAATACTCCAGCAATGTTAGCTGTTAAGCCTTTTGTTGGTACAGGGTACCAACTGCACATAATAGCCTCACATGGCTGGGATTACCAATTCAACTGAACCCAATGTCCACAGCAAAAATGGACATCAGCAAATGTGGGAGCCTCATTGCTTTCCACAACTGAGCAGACACTAAATCTCCACAGATAGCAATCATTTTAAACATAAAGTAGTTTTGGCTCTTTAGCAcattattgcttttttaaaaaagaaaaaagaagactgACCTGGGTTGTCACTAGCTGGGCCCTGATCAAATTCTCTGCCTTTTAGCAGCACAATTTGGAATGGAATATTCTCCAGGTGACCTCTTCACAAAAAGAGACACTCTGCCACCCTCATTCTTTGCAGTTACACAAAGAAATCGTATTTCTCACAGCTGTTTCTTATGCATTTTCGATACAGGCACAGTATCTTCCACAACCTGTTTTATCATCACATCCCTGCAAATGTCTCAAGAGTAATCTTAACATTTACAGCattgaaagtcacatttttttttcaaattgaGCTGTGGCAGGTGGCCCCCGAATTAACATACATGATTCAAATTTACACCCTGAAAACATAGTTGGgtgcgcacacacatacatagtAACAGTACCATTTAGAGAACCCATCTCCCCTCTCACAAACAGCTTCATATCCTGCTCAATGACTTGCAATTTAAGTATCTTTAAAATACCCTATTTGTACTGCTGCTCCCTCACTGTACTGAGCTGTGAGCCATACACCAAGATACAGCTAATAAACTTTTATCTTCACAATATCTAACCGTCACTTCCTTGACATCACTTTAAGATTCTTCTCCAAGAAGAGCAAAATCTCAGCATTAGAAAAGCAATGAAAACGCTATACATAAATACAgctattttacatttaaaaattcAAGTAATGTTCACCATTTGGAGCAAGTTTAGAAATATGCAACTTTCAGCATTGCACTCTTGATCAAGCCAAACAACTGCAGTCAAGGTAGCCTGTTGTCGGTGCTCTTTCAACTAGACTTTGTCGGCTGAGCATGTCAAATATACTTAAAGTCATAATTTTGTAATAGGATGAAATACCTACTGACTGGATTAGGGGAAAATTGATGTGTACTGGAGTTCAACCACAACATAACGTTTTTTGAATATTATCAAGTCCCACCTCAGAAGTCTGAAAACATTAGTACTTGGGAGTGCTAATTTAAATTTCAAAAAGCTAAAAAGAAATGATGTGCACATCTTTCTATGCATTTTGATTCTCCTATCAGTTATCATTAGACATGCTGTAGTAcaaatacagtacatgcagtCTATGCCGTAATCATGTGTTCCATATAATTTCTTCTCTTGCTAAATCCTGGTATAGAAGAGAAATGACTTCTAGTTATTTGTTTCATTAGTCCTATCTGAAACATTGGTTTGATCCACTTTCAGTGTTCTGGAGAAATGCAGATTTCATGCAGCTGCAGTCTGCCTTGACACATTCTTTGGTTCTTTACTTGGAACACACCAATCATCTGCTTCTATAGTGGTTTGATAATGCTTCGAAACAGACTTGTTGAAAACAGGAAGTTTCTCTACAGAGTCTGTGGAAAGGGCCTGGAAAGCAAGACCAAATATAGTGAGATTACACCATTACTATCAATGTAGTAAACTGATTTGTTTTACTGAGCCTAGTTATGAGCAAACATACAGCCTGGAACAGGTTTGATTCAAAGTTTGAGACTTGATTGTTCTGCCAAGCTTTTGAGACTGAAGTTTATGATGGACTGCACTTATAACAATCTTAAAGATAGAACACTAACTGATAATACAGGAATGACAAGTGGTGAGAGAGACTAAACCTAGTATTTGTGGGAAAAGCGAAGTCAGATTATTTTTAATGTGAAGGTGGCCAATCTACATTTATTAAGAACTCTCATTCTGGCACATACtttcaattattttttaatttatcacATTGTAATACTTCCATATTTCTATAAAATAGCCAAGATGGCTTGTAatccaaagaataaaataagttACAATGACCTACTTAGACAAAGGCAACAGCAGTCTTTTGAAGAGCATATTCTGCAAAGACTCGCTGATGACTAATGTACAATTGATACAAAGTACTGTCTTTAAAGTAATAAAGCTCAAGTTactaataaattaaaaacaaacctgaTTCAAATAAGCTGGTGATAGGCAGAGTTGCAGCACTACAAAATTACTGGGATTGGGGACGGGCAGAACATACCTTTAAGTAGATGAGAGCATCTGTTCCATAACCAGAGATGGAACACAGATGGAGGTCCCCATGGAAGTATTTAGCATACAGGCGAGAAATGGGTAAGCCATAACCAAAACCAGCCTAGAAAGAAATGAGGCATTTTGTTAATTGGAACGATGGGGTCCTTCTTTCCTAGGCTAAGTACTGTACAAGTGTCACACTGTGCAGATCCTATTGGTATGGAGTCCCAACAAAAAATGATGTGCTCTACAATGATTCTTCACAGGAGAAATATGAGGAAAGCAGGTTCTCTCCTGTATAATGTAGTCGTAGTTTGCATTATAAAGAAAGGCAATCTAAAATAATGCAACACTACTGACCTAGTTTTGGAGGCTCCTCAGTGGTTGCTTGTCTACATAATTAGTAATGCTGAACAGAAAGGGGAAGAGGTGGAAATACATGCCAAGTATTGGGTCACTATCAGGTCTGGGAGAGGTAAACCTGAGTATAAATTGTACACACCAACTACAGGTGGGGGCTCAGAAGACAATACTCCTCTCCTCCCAATACAGAAACCCTGATGTGCACCCCCATCCAAAGTCTGAATTGGTGCAACCAGAACAAGGCTGTTTCTATGAATTGGAAGCAATCAGCATGGTTGAGTCACTACAGATATCAGGCGTGCTTACGTGTACACCTGGAAGCATTGTTTTTGTCAACTCAGAAGCCAAGTCCTTGACGAGAACAAGGGCAGCTACAAAGACTCAGCTCTCATCTTACAGCTTAATATAGCTTCATCTCTTACCAGAGGAGTAGAATTCTTTTCCATCACAGGTTTTGGTGCTGTAGAATATGTGTAGCTGAAGAGGCTTTCTATTTTTCTCACTGGAACACCACCCCCTCTATCAGATATCTAGTtgagaacacacacaaaaggtaTTAAATGCATGTTTCTAATCCTTGTTAAAGTATCACTAATGCCCGCACAAAGCCACTAAATCATTTCTGCTTTAAGGATCATCCTGTATCAAATTTGCTTATCTTTTTCTTAATCATATCCTGTCCAAAACAGTATTTGGCTACGACAGCTTGTTGTAATTTCCAAAGGCTTGACTATTTGTAATTTTGCTGCAATTCACTACCCATCTATTCCACACCAAATCTTTTTAAACCTATGAGACTCTGGATGCTTCCAGACagtcactattttggggtgggattcagtcacatactggcaaTACAGAAAGTGCTAGAGGAAATGCATGGGAAGAGTGAGATAATGCTGATGATACAACATCATTTAACCTCCTcaaaaacaaatcaggaaaaatgctcaataaacaggttgtctggaagtgcccCATTTGTACGTTTATATTATATGTTGTACCTATTGTATTGGGGGGGAAAGCCTTGTAAGATACCTTAATTGACAGGTCTTCCTTTCCAAGCACAACGGTCACCTCAACTGGATCAAGGGAAGGCTTGTTTTCCTGGTGTTCAACTGTTGCTCTCATTGCATTCTAGGAGAAACGAAGAATCAGGAGGACTTAATTCAATCTGAGGTGCTctaatttttgccatttttaattcCACTCAATATACTAATGTATCATTAGATTTCTATCCCActtcttccttccaaaggagtccaAGGCATCAAGCAAAATAGTAAAAACAGTGCTGAACAAATGCTGCTGCTAATGCACACGTAAATATGGAGGCGAAAAATGAATGTTTCATAATTGCAAACACAAACCTTGAAAAGTTCAAACAGCATGTGAAAGAGGTGGGATGGTACATATACTATGTGGATAGGCTGTCCAGCTGCCTTTCCTGCAGGAAGATGCACAAACAATAATCAGCACACAGCTGCTATTCAACTTCAAACAATTGTTATTGTGTGTGTCAACAATAAATGCTTTTAATTAAGATCTGTGCATTTAACACTGCATCCTGAAATTTGTTATCCTTTATTATTCTATAGTACTGTAGTTCTGAACATTCTCGTTTTGCAGAAGTTTGTATTGTATTGAAGAAGTACAAACTTCCTGCAATCCATTCTCCATGAGCAAGAACATTCTTGAACTATTATAATGGTGGATTTGCAGCTAAGCTAATTTCTTCTTTTGATTTCTTTCAAGGAAATGCGGATGCCAACCCTATCAGAATTACATGTGCATGTGCTCATTCAGTTCTGGCATATTGCATTGTATTTATTGGGGGTGGCAAAGGTGAATGAATGCAACCGTGTAAATTTAGCACTTTCTCAAGGGGGGAAAATGGTAAGCCTCCAATTCTAGACAAATGGGTCAGCAGTAAGAGCAAAAAGCTTCTAAAGAGGAGAAACCAAAGTGCTACCCTGATATGGTGGAAAAGAGAAAAATGTGCTCACCATTCACTTGAGTAAGCTTTAAGTCTGGAGAAGCGAAATAGTATTGGTCACAAAGCATCTGGGCACTCTGGAAAGCATCTGGAATTCATTTTAACAAGAAAAAATGAAGCACGATTTAACACAAACTCTTATGCATCATTAGGTATATCCTAGATACCAGACTACTCCAGGCTGTGCTCTCTAGCATTGAAATAAGGCTTCTGTATATACAGAAAGCTGAATTATAACTGTCAGCATTAAGGCACAGAATGCCACTGAAATATCCGTTAAATATTACCCAAGACTTCTAACTGCACATGTCTGTCACGTGGAAATCAACAGATCTTGCATGCAGCAGGCTGAATAGGGCTGTACCCAACAGAAATGCAATGCCACCTGACTGCAGGAGAAAATTCTGATGACCCGTTAAAAACAGGCATTCCACCCTTCATTCACTCACTACTGAGTGTAAAAGTGTGCAGCTTGCCAGGATCCCTGTCTCATGACGGTCAGAATATGCAAGTAGGTATGCACATGAACATATGGagttgtcttataccaagtcagaccattaccATAGTACAATCGACTCTCCCACCTTCCTAAGCACAGTtgactctgactggcagaggctttccagggttttaggAAGAATcttttcccagccccacctgaagaCACATGAGAAGGCACATGGGGCCTTCTGCACGCAAGGGAAATGCTACAGTCCTTCCCCAAAATATTCTGCACTTAGATGTGAAGCCAGGATACTCATGAAAGACTGATAATTCTTTCACTTTCTCAAACTGGTTAATGCATCTAACAAAAGGACATATTCTCTACAAGTAGCTGAATCCACCAGGGGATGCTGACAATTTCATATACGTACCATGCACCAAATCCACAACGTCACAGCAAGGGTCAATGCATCCAATGTGCTTTGGATTACCCACATTGTTATTGTTATCAAAAATAAGCGCTGTTGAAATAAAAGACAAAATGGTCAATTTTTTTTCAGGTTGCTCAACATAATTCATTACAGCTATCTAAAGGATGATTTTTAGCAATAATAAAAaggacaaagtgccaccttttggaaattccccccgAACTTCAATTCCACCTTTTTAATCCCTGTAATGTCGGGGacaatccggacgtatggcagccctgtcTTATCTCTCCTTCCCACAAGAGCTCATGGTGACATAGAAGGGACTATCCAACTTTATATTTATAGCTGCTTTGTAAGGGATGGGCCAAGGGTCAGTGATTTGCTGAAGGCCATCtagtgagcttcattgctgaaCTAGGTTTTATCTGCTATTCTATCTACTACAGTGAAGTAAGTGCTTTGGCATTTACATTTTTCTAGTCTGGAGGCATCTGTAGCACAATGCATTTCCCCTTGTGTGTAGTACTGTACCAGGTTTTAGTACTGGAGTTGTTGTGCACACACATTTCATTGCTTTTTGGCTATACTGTTTATTACCTAACTACTTTCTGCTTTTGACCCTTGTTCTCCCTCTCCTAATAATTTACATCATTTACActtgtcatttttctttttacaaccAGCAAAGATAAATGATTAATAAAATCCACAGTTCATCAAATATTTCTAAGAATGTTTgacaaaacattaaaatcaacTTGTCAAAGGGatggaaaaacaacttactgtgCTGGTTTATTAACATTCGAATAGATATCCGGTTCATGTAAAAGCGATCCAAGAAGTACTGGATGTTTTGATTGATGAATGGATCCATCTTGGAAGAATCTCTGTATTCTAGAACCCCTTGTGCCATTGTGGGCACTACATCATGATGTCGATTTCGGACTTTGACAATGGCATCTATGAAACTGGGAAGGGGGGATAACTTTAGACTTGGCCTATCTGAAGAAGGCAGCAAAGCATAACTGAAATAAGTTATTTTTTTCAGCATTCATTCTGTCAAGACAACTGAAGCATCTTAATGTTATCTTGACAGTTTATAATTTATTGCTGACTTGTTTTATTTCAATGTGCCATTTTTTGCAATATCAGGTGTCAGTTAGCTATACTGTTAAAAGCTTCTGATCATTATCATATGATCAGTAGTCTCTGTATTCTGAATTGAATAATGTTCATGCTTAGTTAGTTGAGCGACCCATCAAGTCAGCTGTTACTGTGAAGCAAGTAAAGCTACTAACAACACAACTCATAAGAACTTACTTTGATAGAACTTTGTGGTCATCTGATTTTTTGTCACGGAACTCCACTAGCTCCATTAGGCTTTCAACATACCTGTTAATACACAAAGCAAAGCATGAATTATTCATATAGGCCAGGGAAAGTTGACTGGACAGATAAGATTGCTTTAACAATTCAGTAACTCGGTGACCTCAAGTAGAAGGCAAACTATGAGCAAACAGACTACTAGGACTTCAGTTAAGTTTAGgagtagaaaaaaatattttaaattcataTGTGCCTGCCTCAATGTTTGTATGCGTGCCTCTTAAGCTATCTCCAGCTCACTattatatgttttttaaaatgggtgTGGTATCAGTTGGTATGCAGCATTGCACATACCAAGGACACAAACAATGCCACCAAATCTGTGCACAAACACAGCAGCTGTTAAAACGCAGTTCCTTTATCTTGACTGTGCAGAATGTCATCATTATGATAACACTCCATGGGCAGAAGACAATTATGTGAGGCTTCACAGCATCTTGGTTCACATTTAACAAGCAGCCGCTGAAGCTATAAAATGACTACAGAGGATGCCATAGTTGTGCGTCCAGCACTTGCTTTTCTATTCTATGGCCTTGATATAATGATCTGCATTTTACTAGCGACTTGTCAagcttcaaatacagtggtgcctctagtaatgaacttaattcgttctggaggtccgttgttaacctgaaactgttcttaactagaggcgtgctttcgctaatggggcctcttgctgccactggcacacgatttccgttctcattctggggcaaagttctcaactcgaggtaactcttccaggttagtggagtttgtaacctgaagcgtttgtaacctgaggcgtttgtaactcaaggtaccactgtaaaggttctTGTTACTGTTGCAAAGTAAATATGAAGCTTTCTgaaatttaaaatacaaaagcaGGATTAAGTTGAACGTAGTAAAATGTGTTACATAAGTTTTGCTACTTACCAACTTTTTACCAACTGTACTGAAGGAGTGCTTAACAGTCGGCTAGGGAGGAAGTCGATTTCTTTTAGGATATTTGCTAGCCTCACAGGAAGTTCATGccgaagaaaagaaaaagatgttttctcGCATGCATTAGTTGACCCTGAAAAACAAAAGCCAGCTCGTTTAAGTTGTTTTCCATATAAGCACCATAAGGAATAGCTTCAACAAGATATCATATGTCAACTTTATGTTATACAATCAAGTAGCTCAGCTACCAGTGCAAGATCCTGTAGCGACTGCTAGTTATTAGAACTAAAGGATGTTTTGCACAATGGCAGCAGTAAATACAAAGTAATCTCTGAAAATCATCAGGTGTCTTCTGCTTGTCACACATTTCTGCAATACCAATGTTCTCTTAGGGAACAGAGCTATGATATGACTTACCACAGATAAAATCAGCTATAAACTATTATTGATTTAAGCCATATTATATGTAGTTACAATTTCTTGGCAAGGA is from Podarcis raffonei isolate rPodRaf1 chromosome 12, rPodRaf1.pri, whole genome shotgun sequence and encodes:
- the PDK4 gene encoding pyruvate dehydrogenase kinase, isozyme 4, producing the protein MKAARIAIRSAAPLAGGERAPREVEHFARYSPSPLSIKQFLDFGSTNACEKTSFSFLRHELPVRLANILKEIDFLPSRLLSTPSVQLVKSWYVESLMELVEFRDKKSDDHKVLSNFIDAIVKVRNRHHDVVPTMAQGVLEYRDSSKMDPFINQNIQYFLDRFYMNRISIRMLINQHTLIFDNNNNVGNPKHIGCIDPCCDVVDLVHDAFQSAQMLCDQYYFASPDLKLTQVNGKAAGQPIHIVYVPSHLFHMLFELFKNAMRATVEHQENKPSLDPVEVTVVLGKEDLSIKISDRGGGVPVRKIESLFSYTYSTAPKPVMEKNSTPLAGFGYGLPISRLYAKYFHGDLHLCSISGYGTDALIYLKALSTDSVEKLPVFNKSVSKHYQTTIEADDWCVPSKEPKNVSRQTAAA